A region of the Magnolia sinica isolate HGM2019 unplaced genomic scaffold, MsV1 ctg198, whole genome shotgun sequence genome:
acaaTCCATCTGACAGTCACATGATCCTTTCTGAAATTCAGAATTAGTCgttgcctttttcttttctttcacaatTTTATGTCTTTAAACGATCTTTTCCATAAGCTACCTAGCTATTGGATGGGACCTAAGCCGGGCCAGGTTGACCACAAAACACTCAACCCATGTCAACTCAGTCAGCCAGGCCTGGTTTGGTGTGCTTTTAATCGAAGTGTAAGCCTTCAAATTTTTACTATTAGGCTTAAACTTGGGCTTGTGGCCCAGATCATTTATGATTGTGATATGCACTGAgtcaagctgagtcgagtcgagccaaccCAAAACAAAAACCAGCTTTCCCAAGACAGCTGCTTCTTAGAAGTCAAATATTCAACATCAGACCAGCTCTCCTCAGTGAGAACATGGCCTATCCTAGTGAGCTTCTTCCGCGCCACAGCAGCCACAGATGATGTGTAGACCACACGCTTTACGGTCTTCGTTttcacacatgatttcaaaacGTCCAATGTCCCATTGATAGCTGGCTTGATCATATCATTCTACAGTCATAAATAATGAGTAAATAATAATGTGGAAGGAAATGAAACAGTACCATAATGACAAAATAAGTGTtttcatgatattttttttttaaaaaaagaaacaaatgaaGGATAAAAAATCTCCACTAATGACACTCCTTTCTAAAAGTTAGGCCAGTCTAGTGATTGGGTGGGCTAAGGTTTATGAAATAAATGAAGGATAAAAAATCACTACTGAGTCTCAATGGGTTGTCCAGTTGTTTCTAaaattgtggcccatctgatgcatGAACCAGCATGATTTTTTGGTACCAGGTATCCATACGTGGGCCGACATGAGGGACAGATTGTGTCTTGCCTGTCAGACATTTCATTGGACCTGTTGCCattaattcaatcaaataagGCACATGTGTTAATGAGGGCCTATATTTAAATTTTGTGTAAAGGTATTATGTCAGGGCATGGTAGAGTCTACTCAACTCAAGGGCATGTCAGAGTCTTGTTGTTATTTCGAGTCCTACTCAAGGTTTGATTGAACTATTTGTATCCCCCTTCTCCTAGAGTCAGATTAATTAGAAACTAGACGCATGATCCAATTATCCTCTCAATCAATAGTTGGGCTCATCGTTTAGGCGATTTGTAAAAAGGTAGGGGTTAGCCATTTCgaatttattactattattattattatttttggccttGCGACAATAGACTTGTGTCTACAAACTTAAAGACTTGTTCTCTTGATAGTACTTTAGCTTAATAATTTTTAAATGAATAATGATACTTTGATAAATAAAAGAAAGGCTAACATTGCCGATTTTATCCATACTTGAATGTATGACTCATTATAATCAACAACGTTTCAAATAAccaaagaaataaacaaaaagataaaTACTCAATTTGTATTAGAATTGATGATTGAGGCAAGTGTTCCAAATAaagtgaatgaataagtgtgaTCGCCTAAATCGAAACTTAAACGATCATGATCCAACTTAATGTCGTGGATTTTAATCTACTTTTATGGTACTATAGTAGAAGCTGCCAGATAGTAGCAATCTATATTGGAACTGGCtaggtgacgcagggatgaacgtgatgaggtcgatcaccgtcttccttataactattttgaatccacgagcttctttggactccttacagacatacctcgaatccacgagaagaaaataggaaagaataaaaataaattttaataaattaaaattttcattaataGATAATAAatacgaatttacaaccctttaaatagtgataccaaaccttggaagaagtttcagaatcaaactcgaactcaaacttcctaaaatttgtaattatcaaaaataataaaattctaaaactctaaaaataagaaaatatattaaaaaattgaaataactatatatatatatatatatatatatatatatatatatatatatatatatatatatataattttgtttttgagctgaaagtgtgTGTTTTTTGATGAAATAGACAGACATGACCCACTTTTGTAGATCAGTTCACCTTGGATGGCCCgttttagtaaagattgataagttATGCACCCCATAATgatacctagatcaaaagttatgaccaatttatggttcaccttcttttggtagGGGAAGAGGTAGAAGATCCAACGCTGTTCTCCTATTCTCTGAGGAGTTCCGACCATGGTAGAATCAGGTATGAATCTTTCTTATCTTGTTTTAATGCATGAACATTGGATTACATAATGGTAAAAAATAAATGGCCAAAATTTAAATACATCAATGACCTAGAAAAAAATCATCGAACATTGGATGTTGGGGATATTCCAATCTAGGAGAGTAGTGGGTTACTCCTCCATCTATAGTCGTTACCATATTATCAATAATTTGAATCATTATGGGCCCACTTTAAAGGCATGGTTCCTTGAACAAAATAATGAACTCATGAAATTCAATTTCAACACTAACATTTACTCCTCTACATGGTCCATCATTAGTTGATGTACACCAATTCATTCGAAAACTCTTGAAATGGAAAGGGTGAAGGCAAGGTATTCTAAAATGGTTACATAATGACCATAATGGTTGTTACCTAATGATAATGGTGGCAATATATTTATTTACGAAATTAATTTTCATCACTAATTTACAACCTTATGttataactttcatcatgaatcctaATATTCAGGCATATGATTTCTTTTAAGTAACCATATATAATATGTTCATTTACTACTTTTCTAAAAGTAATATTTATTTAAGAAATTAATTTTCATCACTAATGATTAATTACCTCTGGGTCTTTAGAGTCCAAGATCATTGGGGTTGCCACATGGAAGACGAAATCACAACCGTTGATGGCATCATCAAAGCTGCCTTCCTCCATGAGATctgccttgaaaagttttagatcacccAAGACTTGAAGATCTAAGAGGTGGGACACCTTTTTGCTATTTGCTGCACCAAAGAATAAAATGCATTCGGTTATTGG
Encoded here:
- the LOC131236078 gene encoding anthocyanidin reductase-like, with amino-acid sequence MATAKMERKRACVTGATGYVGSMLVKSLLEKGYADNATGRDPANSKKVSHLLDLQVLGDLKLFKADLMEEGSFDDAINGCDFVFHVATPMILDSKDPENDMIKPAINGTLDVLKSCVKTKTVKRVVYTSSVAAVARKKLTRIGHVLTEESWSDVEYLTSKKQLSWESWFLFWKTTMAKGKKKALAAITAAIPALPESSVAVI